The following proteins come from a genomic window of Synechococcus sp. NB0720_010:
- a CDS encoding ABC transporter ATP-binding protein translates to MAEVRFQQVSKTYPPRRGSAAVEVLRQLELSIRDGEFLVLVGPSGCGKSTLLRLLAGLESPSGGEIIVGGRRVTHLRPSQRDVAMVFQSYALYPHLSVADNIGFGLRRQRQRTGLQQLQDGLHRAGRTLPQALRIPSSREQRIEARIQEVASTLELEHLLERMPKELSGGQKQRVALGRAIARQPSVFLMDEPLSNLDAKLRTGTRAQIVELQRRLGTTTVYVTHDQVEAMTMGHRIAVLNRGCLQQLGTPAELYQWPSNLFVAQFIGSPAMNLLPVNVAGKGQLQLGSRRFLPEGPSGDALLHWQEAGGSEALTGGLRAEHLHLAPATNRNLPAEVCHVEGLGNEQLLTCRLQEGSHLVQLRADPSEHLTPGETVHLDIDPKGWRFFDADGEAIPPAPEPIAPTASGPEPVLPSLG, encoded by the coding sequence TTGGCAGAGGTTCGCTTCCAGCAGGTCAGCAAGACCTACCCACCGCGGCGGGGCAGTGCAGCGGTTGAGGTCCTACGGCAGCTGGAACTCTCCATCCGTGATGGCGAGTTCTTAGTTCTCGTCGGGCCCTCCGGCTGCGGCAAAAGCACGCTGCTGCGCCTCCTGGCCGGACTGGAGAGCCCAAGCGGCGGTGAAATCATCGTGGGCGGTCGCCGGGTGACCCACCTGCGCCCCTCCCAGCGGGATGTGGCGATGGTCTTCCAGAGCTACGCCCTCTATCCCCACCTGAGCGTGGCGGACAACATCGGCTTTGGCCTGCGCCGGCAGCGCCAACGCACGGGCCTTCAGCAACTTCAAGACGGCCTCCATCGGGCGGGACGGACTCTGCCCCAGGCGCTACGGATTCCCTCCAGCCGAGAGCAGCGCATCGAAGCACGCATCCAAGAGGTCGCGAGCACCCTGGAGCTGGAGCATCTGCTGGAGCGGATGCCCAAGGAACTCTCCGGCGGGCAAAAACAACGGGTCGCCCTAGGGCGTGCCATCGCCCGTCAACCGTCCGTCTTCCTGATGGATGAACCCCTGAGCAACCTGGATGCCAAGTTGCGAACGGGAACCCGCGCCCAGATCGTCGAGCTTCAGCGCCGTCTGGGCACCACAACGGTCTACGTGACCCACGACCAGGTGGAAGCGATGACCATGGGCCATCGGATCGCCGTCTTGAACCGCGGTTGCCTGCAACAGCTCGGGACACCGGCGGAGCTCTATCAATGGCCCAGCAACCTCTTTGTGGCGCAATTCATCGGTAGCCCCGCCATGAATCTGCTGCCCGTCAACGTTGCCGGCAAGGGTCAACTGCAGCTCGGGAGCCGGCGTTTTCTCCCGGAAGGTCCCAGCGGTGATGCCCTCCTGCACTGGCAGGAGGCGGGGGGCAGCGAAGCCCTCACGGGAGGCCTGCGGGCGGAACACCTGCACTTGGCTCCGGCCACCAACCGCAATCTGCCGGCGGAGGTCTGCCATGTGGAGGGCCTCGGCAATGAACAACTGCTCACCTGCCGCTTGCAGGAGGGAAGCCACCTGGTTCAGCTAAGGGCCGATCCCAGCGAGCACCTCACCCCAGGGGAAACGGTTCACCTGGACATCGATCCGAAGGGCTGGCGGTTCTTTGACGCCGACGGAGAAGCGATCCCTCCGGCGCCCGAGCCAATCGCCCCTACAGCCAGCGGTCCCGAACCGGTGCTGCCATCGCTGGGCTAA
- the cgtA gene encoding Obg family GTPase CgtA yields MQFIDQARISLQAGRGGDGIAAFRREKYVPAGGPSGGDGGRGGDVWLEADPNLQTLLDFKYKRLFAADDGRRGGPNKATGASGSPLVIKVPCGTEVRDARTHILLGDLTEKDQRLLVAVGGRGGLGNAHYLSNRNRAPEKFTEGRDGEEWLLQLELKLLAEVGIIGLPNAGKSTLISVLSSARPKIADYPFTTLVPNLGVVRRPSGDGTVFADIPGLIAGAAQGAGLGHDFLRHIQRTRLLIHLVDASSENVLHDFQVVQQELAAYGNGLDERPCLVALNKTELLLEDELEERIQQVSDHCGQPVLDISAATSKNLDQLLAKVWKELGV; encoded by the coding sequence ATGCAATTCATTGATCAGGCCCGGATCTCACTGCAGGCAGGACGCGGCGGCGATGGGATTGCCGCTTTTCGCCGTGAGAAGTACGTCCCTGCCGGCGGTCCCTCCGGTGGGGATGGCGGTCGCGGTGGTGATGTCTGGCTCGAGGCCGACCCCAACCTGCAAACCCTGCTGGACTTCAAATACAAGCGGCTCTTTGCCGCCGATGACGGTCGTCGCGGTGGGCCGAACAAGGCCACTGGAGCCAGTGGTTCTCCCCTGGTCATCAAGGTTCCCTGCGGAACGGAGGTCCGAGATGCCCGGACCCACATCCTTCTGGGAGACCTCACGGAGAAGGATCAGCGCTTGCTCGTGGCCGTCGGAGGCCGTGGTGGCCTGGGCAACGCCCACTACCTGAGCAACCGCAACCGCGCCCCCGAGAAGTTCACCGAGGGACGCGACGGCGAGGAGTGGTTGCTGCAGCTCGAGCTCAAGCTCTTGGCCGAGGTGGGGATCATCGGTTTGCCGAATGCCGGCAAAAGCACCCTGATTTCGGTGCTCTCTTCAGCCCGGCCCAAAATTGCCGACTACCCCTTCACAACCCTGGTTCCCAACTTGGGGGTGGTGCGCCGCCCCAGTGGTGATGGCACGGTCTTTGCTGATATCCCTGGCTTGATCGCCGGGGCAGCCCAGGGGGCTGGACTGGGCCATGACTTCCTGCGTCATATCCAGCGCACCCGTCTCTTGATCCACCTTGTGGATGCGAGCTCAGAGAACGTCCTGCACGATTTCCAGGTGGTGCAGCAGGAGCTGGCCGCCTATGGCAATGGCTTGGACGAGCGGCCCTGTCTGGTCGCCCTCAACAAAACCGAGTTGTTGCTCGAGGATGAGCTCGAGGAGAGGATCCAACAGGTCAGCGACCACTGCGGCCAACCGGTGCTGGATATCTCAGCAGCGACATCAAAAAATTTGGATCAGCTCTTGGCCAAGGTCTGGAAAGAGCTGGGGGTGTGA
- a CDS encoding Calvin cycle protein CP12, with amino-acid sequence MNTIDEHIAKDKSEIEAAKAAGDQGKVRHLEDEVKGLEEYKAHHPEDKKDPSPMEVYCDLNPDAPECLVYDD; translated from the coding sequence ATGAACACGATCGACGAGCACATCGCTAAGGACAAGTCCGAGATCGAAGCGGCCAAAGCTGCTGGTGATCAAGGCAAAGTGCGCCACCTTGAGGACGAAGTGAAAGGCCTCGAGGAGTACAAGGCCCACCACCCCGAGGACAAAAAAGACCCCTCCCCGATGGAGGTCTACTGCGACCTAAATCCCGACGCCCCTGAGTGCCTCGTCTACGACGACTGA